The Acanthochromis polyacanthus isolate Apoly-LR-REF ecotype Palm Island chromosome 10, KAUST_Apoly_ChrSc, whole genome shotgun sequence genome includes the window AGAGAAACCCGATAATGTTCTCACCGAAGGAACTACTATATTAATGTCAGACTACCACCTTAGTCGTTTACATGTCACACAAATTCTATAACTGAGAGAATCCTGAGAAGTAGTCCAAAATCAGAAGAAATTACATTAATGGGATTATTTAAACATTCAAAACCACACAAATAACATCGATATCTCACCAATTCAGAATCAGAGTCcgctttaatggccaagtacATACtcaacatacaaggaatttggtctcagctgttggtgtcacttgATAACGCCAACACACTTGTGAACCCTGAAACAGGGCTACTGGTCCAGATCTCCAGTTTTAGAGTTAGGTTCCATCAGCCTAACAAGTTTAACATTAATGGGTTTGGTAAAACAGCTGAAGCTGGAGTCGAGGAAACTCATCCAGCTTTTGATCGCCTTCATTTAAACACTTATCCCTCTCACTCTAATACTTATCCTCACTGAGTATAGTTCAGTTACTCTACTAGTGATgtctgttaacgacagctttcctctaaATGGATTTGGCTCTTGGTAAATTGCTAGGTTATGGTTTAGAGgttagggggaaaaaacagggatacatttttaattctatATTATTCCTTGACTAGAATAACCTTTAGATGCACAactgattggaccctacactcttccattagtgggtcaaaaatgactaagATCCCAGAAATCTATgtgtttttttgccatttttgttattttggttaagaataatcatttgcattgttgtttgtattatatttgtgttttcacaaGAATCATTTCATctttgaaatatgtttgttttcactttgtaacagattttgaacattttgatacttgataaagaagaatattacacagaacagcaatgaaagaatgtcaacatccatgtTGTGGACATTTTACCTCTAACTGTGGCTACTCttcctccaagtttgtgcatcacCTCTTCTACGAtgttatcagtgataaagagcttggggtagtaatacaaatattacaacctttttttccaaaagtataaaaggtaatctaaaaatttaaatggaataatatcaaaaacatgttttttgaggaatagctggaattgtaaatgataaaagctttcattacaaagatattgcaagaaaacgacctcaccgGATCATTTTTGACTTCTAAGGGTTAAAAACCATTAAAGTCTCATGCACACAATCACTCAACTTTTACTGCCATCAGATCTCAGTGACAAACAGGTGATTAACTAAAGTCCAAATTATAGTCTTTGAGTGTATAACAAATTTTTATTGCAATATATTGCCAGGAATAAGgaaaaaagaataagaaaataaCCAGGAATATTGTACAGAAGCAGTATTGTACAGAAAGTTAATAAAAAGTCAGCAGTATTTTAGCTGAAAATGGCTCAGCTGTTTCGTCTGAGTTAGTCTTGTCCTTCATCCAGCTAAAATGAAAAGTTTCTGTCAGTTGTTAGACTGTTCAGTGAACATCTTACCCAATCAGCTGATCAGATGTCTTGAGGCTGGAGATCAACTCAGTTCTTACACCGTCAGTCGGGATTAACTCTGTCAGAATTCTAACCAACATGTATTGTGTGGTGATCGCTAGTTATCGATTCTAGACAAATCCCACCCTTCAGTCAGCTTATTTAAACCTGCAATTTGGAACTGTTGTCGCCCCCTTTCTGCCAGTGAGACTAATTAAACCCTCACCATCAGCAAAGTGTGAACCCATTTGGGAAGAGCTTGAATGTAAAGTGCTGCAGTCCAGCTTTAACATgacacagaatgaaaaaaaaaggcttcaaagTGCGTTTTCTCGTCAGCAGGGTGTTTCAGCGAGGCTGTTTTAATGAGAGACATTCtgttgatgatttaattttttttctcggCAACCTCCTGGCAGCACTTTAAAAACTGCCACAGCTCATGGGTGGGTCGCAAcactgacttttaaaaaaaacatcctataatttcagcattagctTGAGTTCTTTGAGGAATGGGCTGAGATGAATCTCACTTTTCCAGCTGTATAGTTTCTATACGCTGCATGTTTACCTCTGATCACTCAGCTTCCCTCTATAAATAGAGTGGAATGATTTAGTTCCCTCTTCTAATgctcatttatataatttttaatTTGCAATTGAAGCATATTTTGCTCCTCATTCCTTTATGTGATTTATGATGAATGCAGTTTATCTTAAATGCCTCAATTATTAACACTATGGTGAACAATCTAAACTCCTCTTATTAGAGCTGCATTTGACAAACGAGACGCGATGAAAAAACTGCAGGGCAACCTGAATGATCAAagtgctgcagaaaaaaaaaaagagagaggctGGGGGTGACTTTTAACAGCAACCGCATTTGTGATTGATTTTCATTTCACATTCCACCTCACACACTCTTCAGGCAGTGTGTGGGGGTTGGCTGACTTCTTATTTCAAGACAGATTTTCGTACACTGAGACGACGATCGGCCTCCACGATATAAAGAAGTCCTTGTTTAATCCAACGCTTTTCACTGCAAAGACTGTTTATGACGCACTTTACGGCTCCTGCACACTTTACCTGGCATTTATGAGAAGTTTTACTGCATGTGACTTCGGCTGGCCCTCTTGTAACTTTGCGCAAGTCAACTTCTCCTGCAAGGAATTGGTCATTAAGTCACCAAATTAGACCGTGTGGAAGAGAGGGAAGAAAAGTTAAGAGCCTCTGCTCAGAGTGCAGCGACCTCTGAACCCGCTGGTCAGTGCACAGCCGAGCGAGTGTGACCGTGTGTGACAGCGCCCGGTTAACCAGAGAATGCACCAAGTCTGCTGGTACCTTGGATAATTGAGCCATTTGTTGCAAGGTCAGTGCAgggcaaccccccccccccccgaacaAAACCTTGTTATCAACAGCCATGACAACAGCAAAAGTCCAGGATTTTTGTAGCTTGTGTACAAAAGTGATCGTTCGCAATGAACTTTAGTAATTTTTGCACAAGAGGATATTTTTCTGCACCaggcagaaaaatacaaaaaaaaagcattccaAATAATGCACAGTtccactacagttcaaaagtttggggtcactcaggcaatgttttccatgaaaactcacacttttattcatgtgctaacataattgcatataggttttctaatcatcagtgagtctttcaacaccattagctaacacaatgtagcattagagcacaggagtgatggttgctggaaatgttcctctgtacccctatggagatattccattaaaaatcaggtgtttccagctagaatagtctttTAACACAGTGTTCCCCAACCACCAGACCACTGAACGGTACCAGGTCGTGGGTCATTTGGTACCGGGCCgcacagagagaataaaaatggttaattttatattttatttctggtGGAATCTgcatggtgttttattttgaaaaatgaatagATCGTCTTCATCTGTGTTTGTCTCCCGCATTTGATGTTAAATAAAGCTGTCAATCTgccaaaattaatgaaaaacaaatgtctTTGGAGAGGTTCTTTTAAAAGAAGTTGAGATTTTATGCTGACAGAAGAAAAAGATGCAGCAACAAGTAATCTTATTTGTTTAGGATTcttaagaaaagagaaagatcATTATTTGCTATGTGTGCTATGACTTGTCATAGAAAATTGTCTGTCCATGGTACAAAAAAGGTTGGAGACCGCagatttaccacattagcaatgtctagactgtatttctgattaatttattgttgtcttcattggggaaaaaaacgcttctctttgaaaaataaggacatttctaagtgactccaaacttttgaacagtaatgtatgTACCAGATCTGCCAAATTCCCCTTTCTTTCCAAAGAGGATGcagcacaaaaaaggaaaacctGGTGCAGCCTCGCTGTTATTGCCTTTACGACCTCCGCAAACACAAAGTGCAGTTTTagctgagagtgtgtgtctttTAAACAACCGGTATCTGGGTCGTAAAAATCACACAATCTCTAAACACACGAGGAAACACTGAGTGGAGGTCAACAAATCCTgcacaataaaaagaaattccatttgtttcatttcacaaAATCCCATTTAATGGTGCATTTTTTCCAACGAGTGTCATTAGCAACCGGGTTTTGTTATAGTGATATTTTAGACTCTGTGTCTGTTAGTAATTACACAAACGCCAACCTAACCTGGGATTCTGTTcacaattttcagttgatgttgtgatggaaaacaaatgcaaacatgttgttaaaaaatacaacagtttttattattattacaataaCAATATATgcgatttattttatttgaatcattttacaagttTCTTTCGGGTTTTATAGGACTGGAAAGCATCTGCAATTGAGGTCGAAGCCATGGTAAAATTTTACCTGAGGTCCAGATGGGTAACTAGAATCTGTACTTTTCTTATTTGACTTTCAGACATGCAATTGCCAGTGTTTTACTGAATTTTGAAGGTGTTTTTCATATTTGGTACATGCATATGGGACTCATATGCTGTGAAAACTAGTAAGAAAAGTCATTCAAAAGTAAAAGTAACATGAAGTAAGTCACTACAAAATAATTGTTaaagttctttcttttttggaaatttttacATTGTAATCAGGCATTTCTCTGCTAAAGACTGGACCTTTGAGACTTGAAAATACACAACATGAATCGGTGATGAAATGTCACCTGTTGTTTGGAACATAAGTAGACGATTTCAATAAAGAGTCAAAGCAACGTTTTACTTGTGGAATTAATCAACAATGCACAGAACACAGTCTGAGCAAGTGACCGACAGAGGTGAGAAACAGCATAGCTTTCATACAGGCACAGAATGCTTCTGTGAGTTACACATCTTGGTCTGTGTTATCTCTAAGTCGCTGGCGGTTATGCCTTGGCTTCTCTTTGCAGCGCTTCATGGAAAAATACTGAGCAAAGCTTCATATGAGTTACACCACAACAACATTTAACCATAAAATACAGTAACTGTTTagttaaccctaaccctaataaCATTAATTCCTAAAGATCCAACAGAATGCAGAAAGATGTTTTATTCCAGCTTAAAAATCACTGGTGAATGAAACTTATGCCCATTCTTCCGACAatgtaacagaaataaaaaaaatttttgttGGATCGATTCAACCGCTACACCTACAGATCATTAGCTCGGATTTGTTCGCTCTTCTGCTTTGGCTTTCCTCCACCATTACTTAACAGATGCATCAGCAGGGAGATTTATAATGATGTCAGGCCACTCTTGTTCACGCAATAGCATcttgttcattcacacacatataaaatGCTGCTCTTAGCCTCAGAGGGAACAGATTAGCGACCTGGCCCTCATAGCGGGGTACGGGGGTGCGCGCAACCTcctaaacaataaattaaagaGCACATTCTTGCACCAGCTGCGCTCTCGTCTCCGTACGAGCTGCCATTGTTTTCTGAAAGTGTGGCGGGAAAACGGCGGACTGATCTGTATGGAGTAAGGTTACTGTCAAAAATATTCATCCACAATTCTCACCATTCATATTCGTAATgctaaacatttgtatgttaataaaaaacttgtacacaaaattctgctgtcatatgcatgagtttgataaatttagggttaggattgtttttacgagtatgaaccgaaaagttgtgagtgcaactctaatttctacgacgacgaagtcttccctgtgaggacgaattcaagtttatgggtacgaatAGAAAAGCCTTGAAATGACGTCACATAGCTCAcgggggaaggtaatcgaacaccgattgctccaaacgcgcatgcgctaAAGATGGCTGGCAGCGGTGGACCCGGACCTACCGGGGCAAGTGACGCGTCACAGGtaaagtaaataacacatccaactttttgtaatttatttatttcatgaaattgtactgtttttattgatatacagtttatggacgaaagacagTGCTGCTTAGCTTGCaggctaacgagccgggccggtgacacggTCTTCtcatgcaaggaggctaatgaggaggctaggaggctaaataaacaaaacaaacataatttgagattatgaatcgtggcaattggcgtatgaatcagcccattgcaCAGCCATTGtacagttttagttctttgcaaactcggacacgtgcattagtttagtttacaacgAGTCTCCCGGAGAGTCAGTCAGTGGATCAATGGGCTGTCATACACACATTACGACGTGTGTATTTTCGTTGTTTTATCTGCCATAAAGTTTGATTTTACTGGTTATGGGGCGCGTTTTTCTGGCGGTGCCACAGAGACGAGAGCTGGGACACCGGGTTATTTTCTCCGTGTAAAGAGTTTCAAATCGTTTATTATTTAACCACAACTATAACTCTGAAGCTGTTTAATCAaggttaaaaatacaaaaagaaacataagGCAATTTTTTTGCATAGCTTATTGGATCAGAGTAATAATGTAACTTATTAACGAACACAGTTTCATGGTAAATGACTATGTATATAATGAAATAGAATGCATCAAACttactatttttttgtttacagggACCAGTGGCCACTCGGTTATTGGAACGTTTGAAATCAAGAATTACAGATGTGTTGGATCAACCTCACTTGAACTTGGACTACTTCCAATACATTGTGAATCAAGAAGCATTCATTCTGACAGCTGCCTCCAGTACTTTGAACATCCCACCTGAAATTGTGTCGTGTCTTCTATCGTTGCAAAGTAAGATCGACTCAGCTGTTGCCCACGAGAGTCCCTGCACTTTTATTAGAACTGGAGGACGAGGACGAGGACGaccaaaattcattttttctgaGGAGCTTCTTTCTCAGCTCATCGACATCCCTTTACCTGTGACTTGCATCGCCAATTTGTTGGGGGTCAGCCAGAGCACAATCTTCAGGCGTATGCATGAACTTGGCTTGTCCACCCGTTCTACATACAGCAACCGAACTGACTGTGAATTGGATAATGCAGTTCAGTCCATCAAAAGCAGGATCCCAAATGCAGGTTATAGAATGGTAAAAGGCTGTCTTCAAGCTCATGGACATAGGGTTCAGTGGGATCGGATTAAACAGTCCATGCACAGAGTTGATGCTCCAGGAGTTTTGGAGAGAATGACTCAGCTGGGGTGCATAGTGAGAAGGAAGTATTTTGTGCAACGGCCTTTATCGTTAGTCCATGTCGACACCAATCATAAGCTCATACGGTAAGACTTTAATGAGATCTATTCATGTATTTATCTATTTGGGGGCACTGCTCATTGTCgatccatgttttgttttctagaTACAACATCGTCATATTTGGTGCTATAGATGGGTACTCGAGAAAGGTTTGTCATCTTTTATTGCAGTGCTTTATTATCTCTGAATGTGTCATGTATTCACTGTTGTGTCATAAACTGCATGTGCATTACCTCCATGGTTCACATACATAATTATATTGATTGATATTGAATATTATAGAATATTGACTGGTCAATCATATGAAAAAAATGGTGGTAGGATGGAGGGGTAGGTGAAGGTAAtgagaagagagggagggattTAAAAAGAGATCAagagcagcaggaggatgaaGAAGGCAGGTGGGAGGAAACAAAGTCAGAGGTACAGGAGGAGAAAAGCAgggaataaacattttaaatgaagataattAAAATTATGTGCTGTAGGTCTTAATATTTTGCCTTTACATATTAAAATTCAGTCTTTCTATACAGATTTTCTATCTGGAACCTGCCACAAATAACCGTGCAAACACTGCTCATTCAATTTTTCTCAAGGCAGTGGAAAACTATGGCTGGCCTTCCAGGTGAACAATGACATGCATTTGGGCAATTGTTTCATTGTCAGAATTACTCATTTCAGTAATAGTTGATGGAATATATTGTTGTGATGATGGACATGTATTTTCTAGGGTCAGGGGCGATGAAGGTGTGGAAAATGTGTCCATTGCTGAAACGATGTTCACTGTGAAAGGCACTGGAAGAGGGAGCTTCATAGCTGGGCGCAGTGTGCACAATCAGAGgttataataaataatttacagTTTATCAATATTaatttgtaaaatgaaaacataattgTTAGAAAGTATTTGATAGTTtgataatttaaatatttagctGAATAAATCCTGTTTCTGACCTAGGATTGAACGCCTTTGGCGAGATGTCTGGACCAGCGTGACACACCTTTACTATGAAGTTCTTCATAGTCTTGAGGAAGATGGCCTGTTGCATTTGGAAGATGTCGTTCATTTGTTTTGTGCGCACTATGTCTTCCTTCCACGTCTGGCAGAGGCCCTTCAGACTTTCACAGAAGGCTGGGACAACCATCCTTTACGGTCTGAAGGAGGACTCTCCCCAAACCAGCTCTGGGTTATGGGCCACATGAATACACCTTCTGACACTAATGAGGATTTGCAGGTTTGTTGAGGTGCTGTTTCCAAAGACAAAGTGTAGTTGACAAGTTTTTAACCTGAAAATGTGGAGGCTTAGGTTAATATAAATACTACTGAATTCTTATTATTTGAATGGGGTTAGTATCTTCAACACAACAATGTGGAAGGAGTAGAAGGTTAAAATTCAGGAACAAGGtgttataaaaaaatatatacaagtaAGTGTGTAATACTTCTTTGATGTGATCACACAAATAGAGCAAGTCAGCAAATTTTGAAATAGATATACTCGTGATTGCTTGgaacaataaacacattttatatattCTGGTTAATTTTTTCTGTCGTCACTGCACAATGcctgtgtatgtgagtgtgtgcttTGGTAGgctgttaaaatgtttcttaattaTCCCTTATAACTGAATTGTCAAAGTCAGATTTTGGCTAAATTTTGATATCAGCCTAGTTCCCCTATTACTGCAGATTCCCCGTGCATGACGACTCAGGCTAACCAATTTCATttcaataatttaattaatataatagatatatattaattatattattttatcagGCTAACAAATGCtgttttaaacaaaatgacattaaaaagttTTTCATTTCCCTCCCCCCCAGAACTTGGAGCTATATGGAACTGACTGGGAAATGTTTGATGCTGTGCATGAGGAACCATATGGAGTTCAAGTCCAGGAAATTGGGTGCCCTGTGACTCAGGATATTATTGAAACTGTCCAATCCATGATACAACCCCTGGCCTCATCAGAATCATTTGGTAGAGACATTTACATTACAATGGTTCAGTGTATTGAAAGTCTAATGGCAACACAAGAAATGGCTGACACAACACAACCttgaaaaatgtaattgtttCAAAAAATGCATGCCTTACAAATGTTCAGTTTAACATGAGACAAGAGTCCCAACATTGATTGCAACTTTTTCATGACTCTCCACAACATTCGtcacaattacatttttgacttttaaaacTTGCCTCAAAACCCAAAAAATGTTTGTGGGTATTCTGAAGAGTAACATGGAGGTAAAAACTAACTTTGGAGTGAACTACCATTTATATAAAAACAATGGTTTTGTAACAGTGAAATTAACAAAAGATGACTGAAACAGAAAGTTGTCAGGTAAAGCGGCAATGATATGTTGCCGTtaccttttttctcttttcatagGATGGCTACACCCTGTCAAATGTTTGCCCATGGGACACAGCtagtgtcaaaatgtttttgaattcaCTGTATGTTCTCAGGTGAGCTGAAGGGAATGTGACAGTGCGACTGCAGGCGCTTACAGTTGGAAAACaaactgtgtgttgtgtgtcacagtcatgttggaactGTATATTTATGAGGAACTCCTTCTTCTCGCTTGGCTGAACAGGCTTGTGTCGTTGTCCAGTCATCCACTGCATGATGCGCCCTACTGTCAAGCCTTCTGGAGTAACACTGCTGTTGCTGGGGCCCTCGTGTTCTTAATGAAGAGATGAACACAATGTTAGTCTGAATTGAAAACGTTTTAGTTTTCCAATTGCTAAATACCTTACATATACAGAACTTATTGAATTTTTGAGTATCTGAAAATTTCATAAATCAAAGTTGAAACTACATAGATTTTAACAAAAGCTGTATTTGTTGTGGCTAGATGGCAATGTTGTGGCAATTGTTTTGACACCCTATTATTGTCAGTACAACTGTACAAATCAGCCATATGTTACTCCTCGCTTAATGAAACGGTGTTATCCTAGAGCTCataatatgacgttttatgAGTTACACGATTGTCAATGGTGGCATCAAGTttcaaaaaatgctttgatttaaTGGGTTGTATAGTTAGAATCGATTAAACCATTTATACTGCACTATAGAAAATGTACCGCAGGATAACAGACAAAGTTAGTCTCTTTAGCACCCCTATCTTGGCTAAAACATACCAGAGTCTTCAATTTCCTGTAGGTAGTCTTGAAGAAAGTTCATGATATGTACTTCCTTTTGGTGCTTGGCAGAACCAATTTCACTATAGACAGGACGGGTGTTCTCTAGGAGGAAGGCAGCATCAGCctttaagaagaagaaaaggcaTTTTAGTTTGTGTAAACATAATTCTCAAAAAGACATTCACGCTGAATAAAAAGCAGTCAAGAATGAAATATACCTCAACATCTTCCCCTGGAATAAACAGTTTTTGGCAGAGATCTTGATGACTGTTCATGACTTCAGGGAGATCATACAGCATCAGGCCTTTCCTGAGCTGGTCGAGCATGGGGAGGAGCCTCATGGTGGAGTGAAGTATGACAGTTCTaatggacaaaatgtttcagCAGAAGAATACACTTAAGTAGTATACCTATTGAATGtcttaatgaaaaataaaaatgtcaccaaacaCACCTTGTCATGCTTTCCCTTTTTTCAGTGGACACAACTCCAGTGTATCCGCAGGCCACAATATCATCAACCAGGTCACTGATGTTGTCATTCGTGGCGTTGTTTATCTGGAAACAGAGAAGGTTTCAAGTGAAATAAATTATTACTTTATCATTGTTCTGTAAAAGCAACAAACCAAAATATTAATTATGCTAGCCATATCATATTGTAGTTAAATGCAATTACAAACTTAGATAAAATTGTATTTACCCTCTCAACAAGCAGTGACAGTTCTAAATCTGTTACATCACTGGCAGACACAACAATGCTCTCAGCGTCACTGGAGCAGAGGTATCTGAAGCACCATTCGCGCATGAAGTTAGGACAAGGTCCTCCTTGTGCCAGGCTAGTGGCCATGACCTCTCCTGCACTCCTAATcctaatcaaaacaaaacaaataaactccCTGAATGTATTTGCTATATATAAGACAGGATTAAGTAATATTGTACTTGATATgctaaagaaaacacacaattaatACCACTGTGTACCTGAAGAATCTAGAGTCCAAACTGTTGAGACAATAAACAGGATTCTTCCCTTTCTTATCTGGCCTTCCAACAAAGAGTCTGTTTTCAATCTCTGCAAGCATTtctgtaaaacagtaaaatacagaaaactcaAAAGGTCTCTTCTGTCTCTGCTTTTCTGCCAATTTGATTAGCATTTGAACCATCTGCACCATTAGAGACCTCCTGCTGATGTTGACAGTGTCTTATTCGACAAATTTGGACAAATAATAAGAAATTGTCCTCATAACAGTCCATGAAAAGCTCTTGGACTTCAACCAGTATGCAGATAATTCCTTTCCtttatgtgactgattatattttaTCTTACATCTGGCCTTATAAGAATTTAATATGCGCAAATTTGCTGTCATTGGGAAATATAGACAAACATTTCACCTGTGAGGAATTCTCTGCTAAGGGCCCCAGTATCGACACCTGCCTCGCCAAAGAATGTGACCTTAAGTCTACATTTGGGTGATGTCTTCTTCTGCCGCTGCCATTGTTGCATGCCTCTGCTGAAAAGATCAGTTCTTGACACACAGATggaaaatctgtcttcttcattAACTTTTGAAGCGATCCAATCCAAAATTTCCTCAGTactgaaagacagacagaacagaagaaaaaaaataaacattaaaattgaCACCAACTTGTCTTTTCTGAATGCTTATTTACTATTATTGAACACTTATCATTTGAATAACAAACTAAATTAGACACGGTTATACTGTCTGTGTAATTTCCTCGTTGTTACAATTACTCCAGTTGTTGGGTGTAACATGTCCTATACTGGTGAAATTTAAAAAGGCTGAAAACAGGTCAAGACAAGAACAAAACATGTCACAAGCAAACCATGTTTTTAGATTACCACATTTCTCGGTGATCACACTCCACACATATTACAAAGCTTTccagcaggaaaaaaatgtcaagattGATATTGGAGTATTCCAAGTGTATATTATccagattacataatttgtAACCATAATTACTTCATGTACACTATTACCTTTGAAAAGTACTGACTGGGACTGATCCACTTGACTCATGACTGCCACTTTCTGTAGGTCTTCACACATAAAGAAAACAGCTTGCCTTAAATTATACTGGCACAAACACTTGCATACATATGAAAATTGGCAAAGTGATCCTTAGATGTAATTTGTTAAATGAACATGgatatacagtaaaataaataaagtagaaTCAATAATATTACCGTAATCCACATGTGGCTGCATGGATTTCAATTATGTCAGCTTGAAATGCATTGTTGCACACAGGACATTCTGCTGTCTTAAAATAGAATTTACAAGCCATGTGAATAAATCCTCAAATTATCTCTGACATTAATGTCTTAATTTACCAGGAAGGCACAAACAGTTTCACCTTGTCTGCCTTGCTGCAAATGGAATgttggaatgtatcttcatgtTCTTTGCTGCAGCTTTCCTAGGGAAGAAGAGAACAGTAATAATATGGAAGTATTTCAACCATAGCACAGAATAACATCATTTTCCAATATTAAGAGCTGTGAAGTAGTCTAAAAGACTCAACTTTGACATACCTCATCTGCAGAAGAGGACAAATCTAACAGTTCTATCTTGCATTCCTTGATATGTGCTGGGAGGATCTGAAGAGGAACCATTATCTTGCAGGTTGTACATTGGGCTTTGGGCATGTTCTCAAACTCTTTTGCTTCCGGTGGTAATGGAATAGTATCAAGTTCTTCTTGTAGAGGAGAAATGTACAATGTGCATTTTCCATTCCCGCTTACTGCTTTCAGTTGCTGGCCATTGTATCCATGGAGATCTGGAGGAATAACAACTAAGCTCCGCCGTCCACCACCACCTAAAATGATAATATCATGGAtactgaacacacctgaacataGAGTAACAACTCATAATGCATTGGATTTATATATTACTTTTAAGGcacccaaagcactttacatttAGTCATTCACACCAAATTCATGCTGGTGGTAGTAAGGCACATGTGTGGACACGTGCAGGACACAGCTGcgctggggcagactgacggaagcttGGTAGGCAATCACCAATGCACCAAACGGCTCTTTCGACTACCACCCAATATTCACTCACATTCGTACTCATATATAGAATATTTGGAAACAACATTAATTCAGTGCATATATGCCTACATACCTGTGGACTTGTGCAGCATCCAACCACCACAGATATTTGCTAGTCTTGGATATGCACTAAAAAGCAAATCTGAAAACTGAAGAGATGGACAATAGTCAAAGATTTATTGCAATGACATATTTATGACCTACTGTCAATTTCATCAtgcaaatattaattaaatcacATGTCAAGATGAATTCTaag containing:
- the LOC110972585 gene encoding uncharacterized protein LOC110972585 isoform X2 codes for the protein MAGSGGPGPTGASDASQVQLRDIINTAQNLVLMLTNSVPANVRPGEQGTSGEAAVGQGVQSVRQPQQAAQQLTRSQNTGLSVKQEMVRSFPGFFQKEARGKRRFTPFRTKESGKSFLVNFFLLNKQYEKTPKGEEELPLMLAGLGKRSLSISENITHSEFSDLLFSAYPRLANICGGWMLHKSTGGGGRRSLVVIPPDLHGYNGQQLKAVSGNGKCTLYISPLQEELDTIPLPPEAKEFENMPKAQCTTCKIMVPLQILPAHIKECKIELLDLSSSADEESCSKEHEDTFQHSICSKADKTAECPVCNNAFQADIIEIHAATCGLRPTESGSHESSGSVPVSTFQSTEEILDWIASKVNEEDRFSICVSRTDLFSRGMQQWQRQKKTSPKCRLKVTFFGEAGVDTGALSREFLTEMLAEIENRLFVGRPDKKGKNPVYCLNSLDSRFFRSAGEVMATSLAQGGPCPNFMREWCFRYLCSSDAESIVVSASDVTDLELSLLVERINNATNDNISDLVDDIVACGYTGVVSTEKRESMTRTVILHSTMRLLPMLDQLRKGLMLYDLPEVMNSHQDLCQKLFIPGEDVEADAAFLLENTRPVYSEIGSAKHQKEVHIMNFLQDYLQEIEDSEHEGPSNSSVTPEGLTVGRIMQWMTGQRHKPVQPSEKKEFLINIQFQHDCDTQHTVCFPTVSACSRTVTFPSAHLRTYSEFKNILTLAVSHGQTFDRV